Proteins encoded within one genomic window of Hevea brasiliensis isolate MT/VB/25A 57/8 chromosome 8, ASM3005281v1, whole genome shotgun sequence:
- the LOC110659796 gene encoding BEL1-like homeodomain protein 9, with protein MAQNFEPSHIPQQNRRNKLRFTTQTSQEQQNPPTLMSPSPSPPFSSIQNPKDDQLMSYHPLTSHQGLSLSLSFQLDSQRCNAVSVFGDFLKHNGEIRSSFPLGPFTGYASILKGSRFLKPAQQILDDLFGTVNYEVLNLSLDFLNESEGIMRESVPFSDQVEHRWKNSKLMLMLDEVYRRYKLYCQQMQSAVASFETVAGLGNAAPYICYAIKTVSKHFTCLKNALLDQIHFTGKTSDDGRGERIPRFLAADEQNQNPSLNISFLQHPVWRSQRGLPDHAVAVLKTWLFEHFLHPYPSDSEKQILAQQTGLSRTQVSNWFINARVRLWKPMVEEVYKLASQQAQVPLEAANHNTCLLPDFPVEKLSQTAQPQNAENIHIQTKRSRNELADISMQRQEQKHASFNNSSSHYQTAISGSNGVSLALGLHQNIGIDLSRPLPMNIAHHVNLEMISMMDSASAASFQAQNQHFGNQ; from the exons ATGGCACAAAACTTTGAACCCTCTCATATCCCACAGCAAAACAGAAGAAACAAGCTTCGCTTCACTACTCAAACCAGCCAAGAACAGCAAAACCCACCAACCCTCATGAGCCCTTCTCCATCTCCTCCTTTTTCTTCCATTCAAAACCCTAAAGATGATCAATTGATGAGCTACCACCCCTTAACTAGCCATCAAGGTTTATCTTTGTCTCTGTCATTTCAACTCGACAGCCAAAGATGTAATGCTGTTTCAGTTTTTGGAGATTTCTTGAAGCATAATGGTGAAATCAGAAGTTCATTCCCTCTTGGCCCATTTACAGGCTATGCATCAATCTTGAAAGGTTCAAGGTTCTTGAAACCTGCACAACAGATTTTGGACGATCTTTTTGGTACTGTAAATTATGAAGTTCTGAACCTCTCTTTGGATTTCTTGAACGAAAGCGAAGGTATTATGAGAGAAAGTGTTCCTTTTAGTGATCAAGTAGAGCATCGATGGAAGAATTCAAAGTTGATGTTGATGCTAGATGAG GTGTACAGAAGATACAAGCTCTATTGCCAGCAAATGCAATCAGCTGTTGCTTCATTTGAAACTGTTGCTGGCCTTGGAAATGCAGCTCCTTACATTTGTTATGCTATCAAAACTGTTTCAAAGCATTTCACTTGCTTGAAGAATGCACTTCTGGACCAAATTCACTTCACAGGCAAAACTTCTGATGATGGTCGTGGTGAAAGAATTCCAAGATTTTTGGCAGCGGATGAGCAAAACCAAAATCCAAGTCTCAACATCAGTTTTCTTCAACATCCTGTTTGGAGATCTCAAAGAGGACTACCAGATCATGCAGTAGCTGTCCTTAAGACATGGTTATTCGAACACTTCCTGCATCC CTATCCTAGTGACTCAGAAAAGCAAATTCTAGCTCAACAAACAGGTCTATCAAGGACTCAG GTTTCTAATTGGTTTATCAATGCAAGAGTTAGACTTTGGAAACCAATGGTGGAAGAAGTATACAAGCTTGCATCTCAGCAAGCTCAAGTACCATTAGAAGCAGCTAACCACAATACCTGTTTACTGCCTGATTTCCCTGTGGAGAAACTGTCCCAAACCGCTCAGCCTCAGAACGCTGAGAATATTCATATCCAAACGAAACGTTCTAGAAATGAATTAGCTGATATATCTATGCAGAGACAAGAACAGAAGCATGCATCTTTTAACAATTCTTCAAGCCATTACCAAACTGCTATCAGTGGAAGCAATGGAGTTTCTTTGGCATTAGGACTTCATCAGAACATTGGGATTGATTTGTCGCGGCCACTTCCCATGAACATAGCTCACCATGTCAACTTGGAAATGATTAGTATGATGGATTCAGCATCGGCTGCAAGTTTTCAAGCACAAAACCAGCATTTTGGGAACCAGTAG